The following nucleotide sequence is from Candidatus Woesearchaeota archaeon.
AGCAAATACTTTACCCCTAGATCCAACAATATCAGAAACATGTGATACGGTGGTTCCCGTGCTAGCGCCCAAATAAAGAACTAGTCCTCCAGGATATATTCCAATTTGAGTTACTCCTTTGTATAGTGCTGCACCAAGTTTAGATCGTGTTTTATCCCAAACTCGATACTCACCAGTAGAATCATTAATTAATTCTTCACCATAAACATCTTGTCCAGGAACTAAATTTTTAGTCAGATATCTTTTTCTTCGTCCTTCTAGAACATAGATTCCTTTGAGCTTATATTCGTTTAGTCTCATTTTAATATATTCAATTGTTTAATCAGTATATGCTGTTTGTTTAATCAGCACAGCATATTTGTTTAATATGTACGTGATGTACGCGAATTTGATTTTGATTGAGATTTTATATGATTGATTTTTGTTTCAATTTCTTTATTTAATTTAGCACCCATAAATTCTCCTTTAAAAAAATCTACCTTGGCAGCAATTGATACTTTATCAGCAATCAACCTAGCAACTTTGGCTTTATCTTTTTTATTAGTTTGAGTGACTAGTGGATGATTAAGTAAAATTCCATATTTTGGACATCTAGCACCAGTTTTAATATGTCTAAATAATGCTTTTTCAGCACCCAATAATTGTATTGTTGACGCAGGAAATGAACTTAATTTCTCAATACCTCCTGCAAGACTAACAAATTTTCCCCCAATAAGAGGACCACATAATTCAAGTACATTAGGACATTCTGTTTTCATAACTGATTCTAAATATTCTTTTTGTGTTTCTTTTAATAAATAAAGTCCACTTAATTGATTTGCAACTCGTCGTATTGCTTCCAAATCAGGTTCTTCTAAATCAATACCCATAGTTTGAATAACTCCAAGTTCATCAAGTAATTCTTTTTTTGATTTTTTAATAATGAGATCTGCATATTTTTCATGACTTTCAATAGTATGCCCAAATTCTGGATTGTAAAGTCCATACCATTCTCTTAATCTTTTAGCAATATTATTTGCAATTTTATCTAATTCTTCAATTTGATTTATTGTTTGCATGATTAAATGATCTCGACCGGTAGCTTTCGCAATTTTTCTTTTCACATCATCAATAACTAAACTGCGAATAAGATTCAAATGTTTTTCAGTTCTAAAATATCTAAGAATTTGAAGAGGTACTTTTTCTTTTTCTTTTCCTACAAGAATTGGATTTTTTGAAGAATATTTCTCAATTAAAATAGTCTCAGAATCTAAAATTTCTCCTACTGCAAGTTTACTTAAAATAGAACTTAATCGAGCAGTGTCAAACAACACTTTTTCAACTACTAAAAACTTCGAATCAAATACAAAAGTCCCGATAATATTTGAGTAAATATACATTTTATTAAATTAGAATAATAAGCATTGATTTTTAAATGTTTCAGTTTAAATCAAATTATCATTGCCTAAAAAGGCCAATACAACCAAAATAACTCAAAAAAAAGTTTTCTATTATCCAGTAACAAGAAAAGTATTTAAAAGAAGCAGTACTAAAACTTTAATAAATACAGTTAAAATGGCTGAAATCGAAGAAATTCGCGTTCATGGCAGGGGTGGACAAGGCGCAGTAACTTTTGCGCAATTATTGGCAATCGCTGGGTTTTATGAAGGATTTGAGACTCAAGCATTCCCTAAGTTTGGTGTAGAACGTAGAGGCGCTCCCGTTGAAGCCTATTGTAGAGTTTCTAAAAAACAAATTAATCTTCGTGATCAAGTATATAATCCTAAATTAATAATCATTCTAGATTCTTCACTCATGGACACAGTTGATGTTTGTCACGGACTAGAAAAAGGAGGATTAATTATTATTAATACTTCAGAAGAAATTCCTAAAAACATGTTTAAAGATTTCAAAGTATTTAATGTTGATGCAACCCACGTTGCACTTTCTATTTTTGGCGCAGATATTGTAAACACTGCAATGCTTGGAGCATATGCTGCAGTAACGGGCAAACTTTCAATTAAATCAATTAACAAATCACTAGAAGAAAGATTCAAACGTCGTTCAGATCTTATTGAAAAAAATAAAAAAGCAGTTGAAGAAGTGTATAATCTTGTTAAAAAAAATATGCACGCAAATCACAACTAAAAATTCGAAACAAACACAAAAAAAAACAATAAATAAACAACAATCAAACATACTAAACAATAAAAAATATGATAATTAACATGAATAAAACTAAAATGATTATTGGAAAAAAACACAAAAAATGTAAGCCCCACAAAATCAATCCTGGAGCAGTCGTTACAGAACCAGGATCTTCAATAATTAATAAAACCGGTAGTTGGAGATCTCTTCGCCCAGAGTGGGATAAAAAAAAATGCACTCAATGTATGTCTTGTTGGATGTATTGTCCTGATTGTTCAATTCCTGTATTAAACAATAAACGTATTGAAACTGATTTTGAATTTTGCAAAGGTTGTGGAATTTGTGCAAAAGAATGCATTTTTAGTTCAATTGTCATGATCAAAGAAAAAAAATAATACAACAAAAAACTAAAAATCAAAAAAATATGTTATCAAATAAAATCAACACATAAATAATTAAAATAAAATATCACAACACAAATAATAATTATAAAAAAATAAGACGGTGATTAAATGGTAAGAAAGGTCATGGAAGCTGCAACGGCTGTTGCTGAAGGTGTTAAACTTTGTAAACCAGCAGTAATTCCTTTGTATCCAATAACCCCTCAAACTCACATCGTTGAAAGAATTTCTGAATTTGTTAATGATGGAGATCTAGATTGCGAATTAATTCACGTCGAGAGTGAACACTCAGCAATTAGTGCTGCAGTAGGTTCTAGTTCTAGCGGAGTAAGAACATATACTGCAACTGCATCGCAAGGCCTAGCATTAATGCACGAAATATTATTTGTAGCATCAGGAATGCGACTTCCAATTGTTATGAATGTTGCTAATCGAGCATTATCAGCACCAATTAATATTTGGAATGATCATTCAGACTCAGTTGCAGCAAGAGATACTGGTTGGATTCAATTATATGTTGAATCAGCTCAAGAAGCAATCGATACTACAATTCAAGCATTTAAAATTGCAGAACATAACAAAGTTATGCTACCAATCATGGTTTGTTTAGATGGATTTACCCTAACTCATGTTTACGAACCAGTTGATATTCCTCAACAAGGAAATGTCAATCGTTTTCTTCAAAAATATAAACCTTCAATTAAATTAGACACAAAAAAACCCGTTACTATGGGACCAATTGGATATCCCGATTCATTTATTCATTTTAAAAATCAACAAAAAGAAGCAATGCTTAACGCATTACAAATTATTAAAAAAATAAATAGTGAATTTAACTCTAAGTTCCATAGAAAATATGGAGATGGACTAATTGAAATGTATAATATGAAAGATGCAGAATATGCAGTTTTATGTGCTGGAACTATTTGTGGAACTGCACGCGTAGTTATTGATAATTTACGCAAAACAAAAAATATGAAAATTGGGTTAATCAAACTCAAAAGTTATAGACCTTTTCCTGTTGACTCATTAATTAATGCGTGTAAATCATTAAAAGGCTTAGCAGTTATTGATAAAAGTTTTTCATTCGGATTTGAAGGTGCTTTTTTTACAGATGTAAAATCAACATTATTTAATGAAAAAAATAAACCACTAGTGCATTCGTTCGTCGGAGGTTTAGGTGGGAAAGATATTAATACTAAAGATTTTGAAGAAATTTTTAATAAAATTATTAAAACTAAAAAACCAATTTGCGAATGGTTATTAAAAGAATAAAAAGTAAAATACAACACACACAAAAAATCAATAAATATTAAATTCATAAAAATTAATTAACTTACAAAAAAACATTAACAACAGAAATTAATAATTTACAGAGGTAACATAAATGACTGCACACCACTTGATTAAATCATCAAACTTAAATGATGTTTGCCCATATTGCAAAACAGAATTTAAATCACAAGAATCAGAAAAGATCCATCATTTAAATTGGGATTATAACGTAATCAAATGTGACTGCGGAAAAGAAATACTTGTCGATGAAAATTCATTGGATGGTCGCATAAAACATTTTGAAACAAAAGAATTAATGTAACTATTAAAAATTTTACATCACAAAAAAATCATAAAAAAAAATCATCAAAAACAAAATAATGATTAAAATTCAAAAAAATTATCAAACTGGAGGATCAAATTGAGACCTGAAAAAACAATCAATGCAATTCCTGAAAAAGAACTATTTACTAAAGGGCATTCTGCATGTGCGGGTTGTTCAACTCCAATTATTGTGAGACACGCATTAAAAGCTGCAGGAAAAGATACAGTAGTAGTTAATGCTACGGGTTGTTTAGAAGTTTTTTCAACTCCATATCCCGTGACCTCTTGGAAAGTACCCTGGGTTCATGCAGCATTTGAAAATGCTTCTGCCGTTGCAAGTGGAGTTGTACGATCATTAAAAAAAACTAATAAAAATTCTAACGTTCTTGTTTTTGGCGGAGATGGCGGAACTTTTGATATTGGTTTTCAATCTTTATCAGGTGCAGCCGAAAGAGGAGAAAATATTTGTTATGTTTGTTATGATAATGAGGCTTACATGAATACAGGAATTCAACGTAGTGGTTCAACACCTAAATTTGCGTCAACAACTACTAGCCCAGATGGTAAAAAAATTCATGGAAAAACTGAATTTAAAAAAAATCTCCCATTCATCCTTGCAGCACATAATGCATATGTTGCAGTAACTAATGTTGCATTCCCTCATGATATCATCAAAAGAATTACTAAAGGACTAGAACATAATGGATTTGCATTTATTTTAATTTTATCACCTTGTCCTACAGGCTGGAAATTTCCGTCACACATGACAATTGAAATTGCAAAACTTGCATTTAAAACACACATTTATCCAATGTATGAAATCGAAAATGGAGTTGTGACAATAACTAGAAAACCTTCAAATCACACTCCAGTTCAAGAATATCTTAAACATCAAGGAAGGTTTAGACATGTAACTCCATCCCAACTTGAAGAAATTCAAGAACATGTGAACGAAAATTGGGAACGTATTGAAAAACTTGATGACTACAAACTCAAATTATTTTAGCTCAAATACCAAAATAAAATCACACATTTCTTTTTAATTCCAAAAGGTAAAACGAATGAATTCACTTAAAGAATTTTATAAAATTGGAAATGGTCCTTCTAGCAGTCATACAATGGGACCTAAAACTGCAGCTAAATTATTTAAAGAAAAACTTTTAACACTAAAACTTGCAAGTCAAACTCAATCATTCATAGTTACTTTGTTTGGAAGTCTTGGCGCAACTGGAAAAGGTCATTTAACAAACGTAGCAATAACAAATGAACTAAAAACAGAATCAAAAAAAATATCATTTGTGTGGAAACCAAATAAATTTTTAAAATTTAATTCTAATGCACTTCAAATCGAAGCATTAAATAAAAATAAAAAAATAATTCATAAGTCTATTTTTTATAGTGTTGGTGGAGGAGAAATTATTGAACAAGCAAATAAAAATATTAGACCTCAAAAAAAACATAACAAATCAATTTACAAATTAAAATCATTTTCATCAATTCTAAAAAAAGTTAATAAAAAAAGACAATTACTTCACGAATATGTTTTTGAAACAGAACCTGAAATTGCCACTCATTTAAACTTAGTTTGGAAAACTATGAAAAAAAGTATATCTGAAGGACTTAAAAATGAAGGTATATTACCTGGAAGTCTTAAACTTAGGCGAAAAGCTCCTGGATTTTATATTAAATCGAAAAGCACTAAAGGTTTTTTGCATGATGAGCATATTATTTTTTCATATGCGCTAGCAGTTTCTGAAGAAAATGCTTCAGGAGGAATAGTTGTAACTGCACCTACTTGCGGATCCAGCGGAGTTCTTCCAGCAGTTCTTTTTTTCTTACAAAAACACTATAAATTTCCTAATAAAAAAATATTAGCAGCTCTTGCAACTGCAGGATTAATTGGAAATCTTGTCAAACATAATGGTTCTATTTCAGGTGCAGAAGTTGGTTGCCAAGGCGAAATTGGTGTTGCCTGTGCAATGGCTGCAGGAGCTGCCGCAATGCTTATTGGTTGTTCTAATGAACAAATAGAACACGCAGCAGAAATGGGATTAGAACACCATCTAGGTTTAACTTGTGATCCAGTTAAAGGTTTAGTTCAAATTCCTTGCATTGAAAGAAATGCAGTTGCAGCAGATCGCGCACTTCAATGTGCTGCATTCGCAGTATTATGTGATTCTAGACCCAGAGTTAGTTTTGATCAAATTATTCAAACAATGGTTGAAACAGGACATGATCTTCAAAGTAAATATAAAGAAACTTCTAAAGGTGGTTTGGCTAAAAGAAGAATATAAAAAAACAATCACAGTACCAAAAACAAATCATAATCTATATTCTATTAAAAATTCTAATACTCATAAATTTTATTCAAACACACAATAAAAAAACACCAACAAATTAAGAACTAATTCCAATCAAAGCAACACTAAAAATGATAATACTTACTCCAATCCATTTTTGATAACTCATTTTTTCTTTAAGATATTTCATAGCCAAAAAACTTGACCAAACATATTGTAATGCTACAAACGGATAAAGAACAGACAAATCTCCAAAACGATAAGCAACGGTCATTAAAATAACTCCAATACCATTTAATACTAAACCCCAAATTGCTTTATTTTTAATTAATTTATTAATTTTCCAACTCCAACTATCAGCTCCAAGTTTCATAAAAAATGCACCCAAAGCTCCACACATCGAAACAAAAATTACAATCATAATGCCAATGAGTGAATTGTTCATTGCTCGCACCTCTTAATAGAACTCATGCGATCAGACATGCCTATAATAGAAACTCCAATCATAATTCCAACAATCCCTACAATCTTAATAATTGTCAGAGGTTCACCTAATGCAATTTTAGATATAACTAAAACCCAGGCAAAACTTAATGAAAATATAGGAAATAAAACAGTTAATTCTCCATATTTAAATGCAAAAATGAATACTGCAGCAGTAATTACATAAAGGAATATTCCAAGAAGTACAAAATAATTGTTTGTTATTAATGAAATAATATTTAATGGAAATAAATTAAATTTATTCGCACCTAATTTTAAGAAAAAAGACGCTAACGCAGTTAAAAATGTACTTAAAATAACAAGAACTATAGCCCACCACTTTGTTTTAATTTTTGATTTAGACATGGTATAAAAAATAAATAAAAATAAAATATTAAATGAATAATTATTTTCTCAATAGAATTTCAACTATTGCAGCATAAGCAGGTCGAGATATAAAAACTCCAACAGATACTCCAATAATTGTTGTTAATGCAAATCCCTTAATGATTCCAGCTCCTGCAAATAGTAATGGTAACATCGCAACAACAGTTGTAAAGTATGCACCCATAATAATAAAGAATGCTCTTTTAATTTTTTCTTTCCAATTTGAGAATCGTCCTTCTCCTCTTAAAGTTTCATCAGTAATTACTATTTGATCATCAACACCAGTACCTACTGCAACTATAATTCCCGCAATTGCAGCGAGGTCTAAGTTCCATTGAATAAGTGATGCAATTCCAAGTAACATAATTACTTCAGAAATCATTGTAACCAGCATAGGCAATGCAACTTTTATTTCTCGATATCTGATAAATACCACAAGGGATACTACTAAAATGGATAATAGCCCAATTAATAATGCGTTACTAACAAATTCTTTTCCTAGAACTGGAGAAAGTTCATCAGTTTTTACTATGTTTAATTTTATTGGTAAACTTCCAGTAATCATAATTGTTTGTAATCTTTTCATATTAGCAAGAGCACTTATTACTGCTTCTTGTTGTGTTGCTCCAGCACCACTTCCACTAATTTGTATATCAGTTGCAGCTTTACCTTTAAGACTCACACCTATATTCAAACTATCAACTAAAGAATCATCTAACATCAAATTTAATTGTTCACTTAAGTATTGATTGTTTGCATCCCCATCTCCAGATACCACATCTAAATTTGCGGTTGCATCAGCTTGTTTTTGTGCTGCAGCAGGAGACAACGCAATAGAGAATCTAAATGCGCAAGCCCATTCTGAATCTGCACTACTGCCTATTTTCCCACATCCTCTTTGAGGATCAATTCCACTACATTCTGCAGTTCTACAAACATAAGTTATATCTTTTCCACCTTGAAAAACTGTTTTGTTTCCAACTTTTGCTTCAAACTTTCCTTGTTTTGATAAAAGATCTTTAATTTCTTCTTGTTTTACACCAGCAATTTCAACAGAGATATATTGATTTCCTTGTCCTAATGGAGGCGGAAGATCTTTGGTTTCTCTAATTACTACATCAGTTAATCCAAACACATTTATTCTTTCTTTTAAATTAGCAAGAATTAAACTCATTTCTTCACTGGTTATTTTTCTTTCTGGTTGGAGTAAAACTCGGGTTCCCCCACTTAAGTCAAGTCCTTTTCGAATGTTAGTTGTTGGAGCATCTTGTATATTAAGTCCAATATCTTTAGCACCAATTAAATGTTTAATGACGATTGGAAATTCTTTTTCTACTTCAATAGTTTTATTGATTAATAGAACCGCTCCAGAATCATTAGTTTTAATGTCACCCATCAAGGTTCCATTCATATCATAATATTCAGAAGGTATATCACTTACGTTTAATAGTTCAATTTCTTCTTGTATTGTTTCATTCACAATTTTTAATTCTGTTTGATTTGTATTTTCAAACATATAATCCGATTCAACTATTAAATTATAGAACCCCTTGTCAGTTTGAATTTGTACTGTTTTATTTGGTTCAAGAGTTTTAATAAAATCATAATAATCTTTTTCTTCATGAATTGGAATGTTATTTAGTGCCAATACTAATTCTCGAGCCATTGGAGTTGTTTTTGGACTTGGTGATTGAATTCCTGACCAACTCGCAGTACTATTTGGTTGTACACTTCGTATTGCAACACCGTCTCGACCAAACAAATCTGGATGTATAGCAACTAATGATAATATTACTGCTATGACTAAAACAATTACCCTCAGGTTCTTAATTATGTCTTTTGCTTTTTCTTTTACAACCATTTTTATGCTTTTTCTGCGCGATCGCCTTTCTTTTCTATATAGTATCTTAAAATTGCTGCATTTTGTAACCAAGTATTAATTATGTCTACAAGTAATCCAATTATTAATATGAGCATGATTTGCTTTAATACTTCAGATGGAGTAAATATGAATGCAATTATGAGTGCAGCCAAGGTAGTTATGTTCATAGTCAACCCAGTTTTAGCAGCGCTAATCACTCTCTCAAATACTGTTCCTTCTTTTTGTTTAATAACTCTTGTCGTAAGTAATATGTCTGTATCAACACTATAACCAATCAACATTAGAAATGCTGCAATACCTGCAGTGCTCAATTTTAATCCAATCAAATCAACGATTGCAAGAGTAATTACCATATCACTAAATGCTGCAAGAATTACTGCCAGTGATGGAACTACTGTTTTAAAATAAATAAAAACTACAATTCCCATAAATATAAACGCTAAAATTAATGCAGTGATAATTTCTTTGAAAAAACTCTGTCCAAGACTTGATCCTATTGTTTCAATAGTATAATCTGCTTTTTGTAAATTAGGAAGTTGTTGTTTAAGTGATGCGATTAATTGATCTGGAGTCGTATCCGATGCATCAACAATTACTCCTTTTTGATATCCTGCTTCCGAAAGAGCTCTTACACTCACATCTGATCCAGGTAATAATGCACGTAAATTTAATTGCAATACTTCATTATCAACTGAAGTTATTCTATCATTGTATGGAATTGTTATTGTGATTCCACCTTTTAGACTAACTCCTTTGTTTACAAATTCTCCAGTTACTGCAAAATTTGCACCAATTATTACAAACGCAATAAGAAGCATCGCAACAGGTATAAAGAATAATTTTTTGTATTCATGTTCATAATAAAACATTAATTTTTTAAAGAAATTTTTAGGAGGAATTTTACCTTTTTTGTGTGAATGTGATTTTGTGTGAGAACTTGATTTAGTAGTACTTGATTGATTAGTTACTGGTGTAATGCTGCCTTCTTCTGCAGATCCATCTTTATTGTATCTTACGCCTTTATGCCTAAGTAGTCTTCTTTCTCGCCTTGAAGCCATATATGTTTGTTCAAATTAGGGGTTATTAATAAATGTTTCTAATGTTTTTAATTGAGTAAAAATGAATTTAAACGGATTAAAAAGGAAAGAATAAAAAAATAAGATCTTTACGACCCCAAAAAACTAACCAAGCTTTTTTTAACTCTTTTTAGATGATTTAGCACCCTTATTGGATTTAGAATATTTTTTAAGTTTTGAAGATTTTTTTTCAATTGCAAGTTTTGATTTTATTGCGGCATCAATTAATCCAAAAAATAATGGCGCAGGCCTTTCAAGATGACTTTTAAGTTCTGGGTGCGCTTGCGTTGCTATGAAGTAAGGATGTTCTGATTGGGGCAATTCAATAAATTCTGCAAGTAGCCCATCTTCAGATAATCCAGATAACACTAATCCTTTTTTTTGTAAGATTTTATGATGTTCTGGATTTACTTCATATCTATGTCTGTGTCGTTCAAAAACAATTCCTTCCCTATATAATTTAGTTGCTAAAGTTTTTGATTTAAGAATTGCTTTGTAAGCTCCAAGTCTCATAGTCCCACCTTTATTAGTTATCTGTGCTTGTTCAGGCATAATATCTACAACAGGATGGGGTGTTTTTAAATTAATTTCAGTACTATTAGCATCAGTAAGTCCACAAACATGTCTTGCAAATTCAATTACTGCTAATTGAAGTCCTAAACAAATTCCTAAAAAAGGCATTTTATTTTGCCTGCAATATTTGATTACTTCAATTTTTCCTTCAGTTCCACGATTTCCAAAACCACCTGGAACTATAACTCCACTTACTCCTTTGAGTGCTTGTTTAACTGTTTGTTTTTTTTGTTCAATCTCAGTGGTTTCAATAAATTTTAAACTAATTTTTTTTCTAAAGTGTGCACTACAATGCATTAATGCCTCATTAATACTTGCATAACTATCTGCCAGCGCAGTATATTTACCACAAATAGCAATTGTAATTTCTCCAGTTGGCTTATCAAGAGTTGTCAATAACTTATTCCATTTTTTTAAATCGGGAGGACTATAAATTTTTAATTTTTTATGAATTATTTCACAGATTCCTTCTTTTTCAAAAACGAGTGGAATTTTATAAACATTATTTACATCAACGCCAGACACAACTGCAGTTTTACTAACTCCACCAAACGCAGCTATTTTTTCTTTTATTCGTTCAGTTAGAAATTCTTCACATCTACCAACAATAATATCAGGTTGTATTCCTCTTTCGCGAAGTAAGTTTACACTTTGTTGAGTTGGTTTACTTTTTTGTTCACCAACACCTGTAGGGATTGGAACATAAGTTAAGTGAACATACAAAACATTTTCAGATCCTAAATCGTGAGATAATTGTCTACATGCTTCAATATAAAGTTCATTTTCAATATCGCCTACTGTTCCTCCAACTTCAATTAAAACAATGTCTGCGTTTTCATTTTTTGCAACTTCAAAAAATTTACTTTTAATAAAGTCAACTACATGAGGTATATATTGAACAGTCTTACCCAAATAATCTCCTCGTCTTTCACGTTGACGTATTTCTGCAAATACTTTACCCATAGTAAGATTTTGTCCGAATTTACAAGTAACTCCTAAGAACCGTTCATAATGTCCAAAGTCCATATCAACTTCTCCACCATCATCAAGAACAAATACTTCTCCATGTTCTACAGGATTCATAGTTCCAGGATCAACATTCAAATACCCGTCAAGTTTCATTGGAACTATTTTCAATTTAGAACTAAGTAAATATCCAATACTTGCAGCAGCAATTCCTTTTCCCAGTCCCGAAATAACTCCTCCTGTAACAATAATTGCTTTAAATTTTGATTTCTTCGCAGACATAATATTTCACACTCTTTTACATTTAATTACTTGTTTAATTACCAAT
It contains:
- a CDS encoding pyruvate ferredoxin oxidoreductase subunit gamma — encoded protein: MEEIRVHGRGGQGAVTFAQLLAIAGFYEGFETQAFPKFGVERRGAPVEAYCRVSKKQINLRDQVYNPKLIIILDSSLMDTVDVCHGLEKGGLIIINTSEEIPKNMFKDFKVFNVDATHVALSIFGADIVNTAMLGAYAAVTGKLSIKSINKSLEERFKRRSDLIEKNKKAVEEVYNLVKKNMHANHN
- a CDS encoding pyruvate ferredoxin oxidoreductase — encoded protein: MNKTKMIIGKKHKKCKPHKINPGAVVTEPGSSIINKTGSWRSLRPEWDKKKCTQCMSCWMYCPDCSIPVLNNKRIETDFEFCKGCGICAKECIFSSIVMIKEKK
- the porA gene encoding pyruvate ferredoxin oxidoreductase, translated to MVRKVMEAATAVAEGVKLCKPAVIPLYPITPQTHIVERISEFVNDGDLDCELIHVESEHSAISAAVGSSSSGVRTYTATASQGLALMHEILFVASGMRLPIVMNVANRALSAPINIWNDHSDSVAARDTGWIQLYVESAQEAIDTTIQAFKIAEHNKVMLPIMVCLDGFTLTHVYEPVDIPQQGNVNRFLQKYKPSIKLDTKKPVTMGPIGYPDSFIHFKNQQKEAMLNALQIIKKINSEFNSKFHRKYGDGLIEMYNMKDAEYAVLCAGTICGTARVVIDNLRKTKNMKIGLIKLKSYRPFPVDSLINACKSLKGLAVIDKSFSFGFEGAFFTDVKSTLFNEKNKPLVHSFVGGLGGKDINTKDFEEIFNKIIKTKKPICEWLLKE
- a CDS encoding pyruvate synthase subunit beta, with the protein product MPEKELFTKGHSACAGCSTPIIVRHALKAAGKDTVVVNATGCLEVFSTPYPVTSWKVPWVHAAFENASAVASGVVRSLKKTNKNSNVLVFGGDGGTFDIGFQSLSGAAERGENICYVCYDNEAYMNTGIQRSGSTPKFASTTTSPDGKKIHGKTEFKKNLPFILAAHNAYVAVTNVAFPHDIIKRITKGLEHNGFAFILILSPCPTGWKFPSHMTIEIAKLAFKTHIYPMYEIENGVVTITRKPSNHTPVQEYLKHQGRFRHVTPSQLEEIQEHVNENWERIEKLDDYKLKLF
- a CDS encoding L-serine ammonia-lyase, which codes for MNSLKEFYKIGNGPSSSHTMGPKTAAKLFKEKLLTLKLASQTQSFIVTLFGSLGATGKGHLTNVAITNELKTESKKISFVWKPNKFLKFNSNALQIEALNKNKKIIHKSIFYSVGGGEIIEQANKNIRPQKKHNKSIYKLKSFSSILKKVNKKRQLLHEYVFETEPEIATHLNLVWKTMKKSISEGLKNEGILPGSLKLRRKAPGFYIKSKSTKGFLHDEHIIFSYALAVSEENASGGIVVTAPTCGSSGVLPAVLFFLQKHYKFPNKKILAALATAGLIGNLVKHNGSISGAEVGCQGEIGVACAMAAGAAAMLIGCSNEQIEHAAEMGLEHHLGLTCDPVKGLVQIPCIERNAVAADRALQCAAFAVLCDSRPRVSFDQIIQTMVETGHDLQSKYKETSKGGLAKRRI
- a CDS encoding EamA/RhaT family transporter, with amino-acid sequence MNNSLIGIMIVIFVSMCGALGAFFMKLGADSWSWKINKLIKNKAIWGLVLNGIGVILMTVAYRFGDLSVLYPFVALQYVWSSFLAMKYLKEKMSYQKWIGVSIIIFSVALIGISS
- a CDS encoding protein translocase subunit SecF, coding for MASRRERRLLRHKGVRYNKDGSAEEGSITPVTNQSSTTKSSSHTKSHSHKKGKIPPKNFFKKLMFYYEHEYKKLFFIPVAMLLIAFVIIGANFAVTGEFVNKGVSLKGGITITIPYNDRITSVDNEVLQLNLRALLPGSDVSVRALSEAGYQKGVIVDASDTTPDQLIASLKQQLPNLQKADYTIETIGSSLGQSFFKEIITALILAFIFMGIVVFIYFKTVVPSLAVILAAFSDMVITLAIVDLIGLKLSTAGIAAFLMLIGYSVDTDILLTTRVIKQKEGTVFERVISAAKTGLTMNITTLAALIIAFIFTPSEVLKQIMLILIIGLLVDIINTWLQNAAILRYYIEKKGDRAEKA
- the pyrG gene encoding CTP synthase (glutamine hydrolyzing), yielding MSAKKSKFKAIIVTGGVISGLGKGIAAASIGYLLSSKLKIVPMKLDGYLNVDPGTMNPVEHGEVFVLDDGGEVDMDFGHYERFLGVTCKFGQNLTMGKVFAEIRQRERRGDYLGKTVQYIPHVVDFIKSKFFEVAKNENADIVLIEVGGTVGDIENELYIEACRQLSHDLGSENVLYVHLTYVPIPTGVGEQKSKPTQQSVNLLRERGIQPDIIVGRCEEFLTERIKEKIAAFGGVSKTAVVSGVDVNNVYKIPLVFEKEGICEIIHKKLKIYSPPDLKKWNKLLTTLDKPTGEITIAICGKYTALADSYASINEALMHCSAHFRKKISLKFIETTEIEQKKQTVKQALKGVSGVIVPGGFGNRGTEGKIEVIKYCRQNKMPFLGICLGLQLAVIEFARHVCGLTDANSTEINLKTPHPVVDIMPEQAQITNKGGTMRLGAYKAILKSKTLATKLYREGIVFERHRHRYEVNPEHHKILQKKGLVLSGLSEDGLLAEFIELPQSEHPYFIATQAHPELKSHLERPAPLFFGLIDAAIKSKLAIEKKSSKLKKYSKSNKGAKSSKKS